One genomic region from Bacillus aquiflavi encodes:
- a CDS encoding ABC-2 transporter permease, whose product MIHKKMLLTMLLGIIAYMFLDVSVLFVGIIFSIATAMTAFSVDEKKSIQLLLSSLPYTRKEIVSSKYLSLIMYTLFYIIIIFIAKYAIHQKPLEWKQLFFIISAVMLIASFMYPFSYKYKSQYLFTVTIFVFGAYFLAIKLFIPNLNDLIREYVVNLLAFANVPILVVIAIVILVIYSVSWMLSIKIYENKVF is encoded by the coding sequence ATGATCCACAAAAAAATGTTGCTGACTATGTTACTAGGGATCATTGCTTACATGTTTTTAGATGTTTCAGTTTTATTCGTAGGTATTATTTTTTCAATCGCAACAGCTATGACAGCTTTCTCAGTAGATGAAAAAAAGTCAATTCAGCTACTGCTGAGCTCACTTCCTTATACAAGAAAGGAAATTGTGAGTTCCAAATACCTCAGTTTAATCATGTATACACTTTTTTACATAATCATTATTTTTATTGCCAAATACGCCATTCATCAAAAGCCTTTAGAGTGGAAACAATTATTTTTCATTATTTCAGCGGTTATGTTAATTGCCTCGTTTATGTATCCATTTTCATATAAATATAAAAGCCAGTATTTATTTACTGTTACAATTTTTGTATTCGGTGCGTACTTTCTAGCAATCAAGTTATTCATCCCAAATTTAAATGATTTAATTCGAGAATATGTCGTGAATTTATTAGCGTTTGCTAATGTACCTATTTTAGTTGTTATAGCCATAGTGATCTTAGTCATTTACAGTGTTTCC